The genome window CAATGGGGAAATGCCCAATTTGGTCATATTTCAAGGACGCGATGAAAGCTATCCCGATGAGCTGAACAAACTGATACTGCCCCTGTCGTGTGAATTGTGCAGGACACAGATGACCTCGATGAAAAGTGCCAAGGATCATTATGAGTCCAAGTCGCACGATCGTCATATAAGCGCCTGGTTGGCCAAAAACTACACCGATGTTGGCCTACAGACGCCGCCAATCAAACGGCTATTAAAACAGGGTCCAACTGGACCAAATGCATTCCACTGTGATGTTTGCGATTTGGCATTGACATCCTCGACTCATGCTCGACAGCATTATAATGGACGCAAGCATCTGTTGGTCGTACAGAAGGGATTAAAGCCATCCGGAGCGGGGTATTATGATGCGGCTGGCAAGTGGGTGAGAACTGGCACCAAGGCGGAGCCAACTGTTGTCGACGACGGACGCTTTGGCATTGGCGGGCTGTTCCTCaagccaataacaacaacaacaagtggcaGCAGGCCGATGGCCATCGAGGTGCTGGGCAGCAATGGCCAACAGTCGGAGGCAGCTGCGGTAGGAGCAGGAGAAGTCACATTCTCCGCATCCTTAGCTGCTGTCGATGATAGTCTCAGCTGCAAAATCTGCGGAATTAGCGTCACATCCGCATCGCAGATCAAAATGCATTTGGATGGCATCAAGCATCAGAAGAATCTACTTAAGCATAACATCCATGAGGATGACGCCACCAATTCCATTCCAATTCCAACTTCCACTCCCACTTCCACTCCAACTCAAACTCCAAATGTGGAGTCAGCAATGTCGGTGGACAATAATGCTGATTACGTTATGTATCGCACTCCATCGGGATCGTATTACTGCAAGTTGTGCAACAAGGCCATGAATCACATATCCATCTTGCAACAGCATCTGCAGGGCAAGAAGCATCAGAAGATTCTACGAATGCAGAACgaaagcaaagcaacaaactttcagaaaaattaaattaacttagaCTACTATATAATTAACtattaatatacaattagCTACTATTTAAATGTGCTGACATtaaccaaaaatgtatgtagtTACTGTCTCCAATACAAATTCAATTGGGAAGAAGTTCCAAAAAGAAGTattatgttattgtttatcaGGCGTTTCCTAATATTCTATAAACTGTCGATGTTCCTCTTTctaaattagattttaaattaatttactgtataaaatatgcaaatagttattaattttgttgaaatttaatatatattttcttaaagatATACGCAAGtctataatatgtataaaatatcttttcaaatgaaatttccaTCAAAATCTCTCTAGATATGTGAAAGACACctgtataaaaatgttttgtttttataaattttaaataatattcgaTATCTTCACAAAGTTTATCATTAAAACACGGAGTCTAAtagttttttaagatatagaAATATAATGATCATCATTATAATTCTGCAAATTTATCCGCGATTGAACttttaaaaaagctaaattttaCGAAAGAAAAGTTGCGTATTGCAATTCatttacgatttttattttcgtatttaataacattaacatatgcattatttataattttttatgtttgatttcACTTCTTGTTTTTAACAAAACATGTAcagctttagaaaaaaatgcacTTTTATCTTACGATATTACATGTAGCTTAAAAGCATCTTTGAAATGCTGGCATTATTTACAAAGTTTTGAAAGGGACAAAATTGGGTGTGGTAGGGGCTCTCATATGTTTCGGGGCAACATTTGAaatcgaaaagaaaaaaaaaagaagttgtTTAGCCACAGATCCGTTCTACAGTTCCATGTACATAGTTTTGGGTTGGTTTACTGTGAGGGCGAGAACTCAGTGGGAGCCAAGACACGACAATGCATCTCTCTTATCAGGGGCACAGTGTATGCCACACACTCATCCCAGCCAGGCGAACGCCAAGCAGCCTCTCTGGTCTCCTTGCGATCCTGCAGCGATTTGTAACCTACAAGgataacattaattaaatgatgAACTTGTTAAGGAACTACAATATTTTTGGGTTGAAGCTTACACCAAATATGATGCACATTATAGAGCCTGCCAATCTGTGAGAAGAATCCGGCAAAAGCCTCGTTGTTATGCTTGCGGAAATTGATGGCACGCGCCCAGTTGTTGCCCCATTCAATCATAGTGCCAGGTGTTAGACGGTACGAcctataaacaattatttaaatttattataaagttatctattgtttttttttgtttaaatgttcGTACCGCATTTCGTAGATATTTTTGCCAGATCGACTCTCGATTTGTGGCCAATAGCTGAAGGCCAACAGATATTGCAGGTGACGTGATCGCAGAAATTTGGAACGTTGATTCATAAGCTTCAAATACTCGGGATCATTCCATAGATCCTCTTTGGCCTGATCGATCTTTTCAAAGCCACCCGTGTACTTCCATAAATGCAGACACTGATCCATGTCGCCAACTTGCACCGTCCATGATGCAACCAGGTTGCAAGACAAGCCCGACTTTTTCTCCTTGATCAAAGCAACAGTATTTTTGCTGTAAGACAAAAAGAGTTGGAATTGTAAATATAAGACAAACGCTTTAGATACctgttacttaatttaaatacttgaaactcctacaatattaaaaatacaaacttaAAACAGTCTTAGCTATCCTAATGTTCAAGCGATCTAAgtagattaaatttaataagttgattggcaataataaaagtaaattctCATCATTGAAAAGGCTGTTTTAACtcaaaaattgtgtttttcaaAGTGTTGACAGTCTTGAAGAGATTGAGCGTTATATACTTGATAGCATTATCCTTGTGCTCTATGAGTAACGGGTGTAAGGACGGTATTCATCTGGAAACTCACTAGTTATTCAGATATTCGCCCATGGAATCGGGTCGTACATTATGCGTGTGCAGAGCATATATGATTTCCTTATCGCTCAGCATGCGACTGTGCGATTCCTTCGTGGGTTCGATCTTGCGCACCAGCAACTTGGAGAACCATGAGTCCGATTCCCTGCAGCTGGCTGTCGTTGAGAGGGATCTGCGGAGGGATAGtactcaaattaattaaaaatccatATCAATTATTATGAAAAGTGCTTATCACACTTGGAGATTGGATATGGAATTCTTCGTTTACCTGATAGCGATTAGACCGGTATTATTGCCCAAAGACCAAATGTTACGTAGGTTCAACATTTTCACACTGACGATTGACGATGCTTGTGGGATGAAAACTGTGGGAAATCAATTgcatgttattttttgttgttaatttttttgttttttttgctactGTTATCACCggctgcatgtgtgtgtgcgtgtattttGCATTGCCCGAGTGTGTACTTTAGTCAAGGTGAAGTCAGAGTCAGACGGAATAACAATCTTTTGCTCCCCATCGATAAATAATCCTCTATATAAGTACacaaaaacatatacatatgttcctacatttgtacatatatattttaaatttacactCCACCCACAACTATACTGATCTTTTCTtcacgtttttattttttcgaattatcattattttgttttgctgaaCTCAACGGATTATGTACCTATGCAAATatgtcaatatatatattatattgtacATATTAAATCTTATCATTATACATAGCGCgttgcaaaaacaacaacaaattgaatactCCGTTTGACCGCTCTCTGCGTTGACCTCTTTTTCTACCCACCTTTAATGCGTTGCAGTCTTTTATCAAAATGGTccaaagtgtatatatttatttatttgctatttatattaattgttaatgttgttatgtatatgtttatattagAGTTGTATCAATTGTATCGATAATATTATCAGAGTGAGCCACACGATGTGGCAGCCTTGGCTCCCAGATGTGGCTGCATTGGTTGCCGAAAAAGTTCCGTTTCCATATTCAGATCAAGTgaaatttatactaattagtataaataaatgcaaattcatttatttatatgatcTTCTCTCTTTTatctcatttaaaatttaaatggttatacaaattataatcgtaatgcaaaataatataattgtttaaaattagaattttatatttaagttgcGCGCTAAGACCATTTTTAGATCCAAACGGTTCACAGATTGTGGCGGTCGGTCGATAGAATCAACAGTAAGCTTGCAACCTTTAAGTAGCAGTTGAGTTTGGTATGCAGAATTTGCTTGAtctgttataaataaaatttcttagttCGAATGTTATTATTCcaataaattaagttcaatGAAAACtataaccattttttttttataggaaTTCAATCAATCAGACATTTTAGAAATgggtttaatttatttaatattttaaaattaataaagtatatTGCGGCATCGATCCCAATCATCCGCTAAATCACTACAATAGTTCTGTTCCGCACTATGAATCGTTCCTCGCACCCTAGCACTAAAGAATGTACGCAGCGCATTTATTGGGAATCATCAGGACGCCGCCAATGTACGCTCGCTTGAAAGTTAGTCCAAGCAACAACGTACCAACCTACAAAAAGTGGAGACCACAAAagttgcaaaacaaaaacttttggaTATTTATGATTTCAGGATAGCAAGAGGCTGTTGCATATTTCATTAACTAAAGTATTTTATTGACAAAGTAAAACAATTTGGATGGTTCTTATATTTGAAAGtatgtattttgatttacttGTAATATAGCATGACGACAATCATGACAATTCACAATTATcgtaatttaacaatattctTGTTTGGGGGGATGCCAAAAAGTACATTTAATGCACCCGAGTAGTGATTACCATTAACTAAGTgatgtatataaatcaattttaaattgtttaactatacaataataataataatatgttgtAAATACAATTGGGCTAGTGGAATGTGGATTAAAATGTTAGGATTATGTAAAGTACATAGGCTTACACATTCTTCGAAAAGGTAACACCTTAACGTCTgacattttacaatatttacaaacataCTAATTGGCCAAACCACACAATtaaatgttcaaaaataaCCTCATGTAAGTAATAGTTTAACTGTTACTTAcactacaaattaaatataatcgGAGCTGTTCCAAGTTTCCAACATCCGGAatgcaattgttttaatttcaaaaacattcCGAAATTGTAGAATTTAAAGGTGGAATTTAGAACAGTTCCAAATAACAAATTCTAATTCATTTTTGTTCCattctttttcttatttttatacaaattttttaaatattttctctttttgtttataatagaGTAACGTATGGTATGTATATAAGAAAGTTGGGCaagttcatttgtttttttttctttgtttttggagTACTTGTACTTTAACTGATATACTGAAttactaaataattaaataatatgcgACTTTAATCAAGACTTTATTAGGAAGAATGTGAATGTAAGTCGTGTAAATTGATATAGAAAATcctatgtatatatgtatatgtttttcttgtttttttttttctttaatagaTTTATGTATACGAATATCTGATCTGTTGGACAATGTTGAACTGTTTGCGCAGTTACACAGCGTGGAATGACATTTAATTAGAaagttatatatgtatttttatggaTAGCAATTCCTTATCAAGCACTCAACACTTTGATATAATGAAACTGCGATGAATGATTCTTAAGAATGTAAAAGCAAATCACAATGATGAAGAGACTCCAGGATAAAAGCAAACAGCTGACAGATCTACGAGCCAAATTGTGTTGAACAGCAGCCGGTAGTTCCcctgaaatacaaataattatcgATATTTATCGATTGACATGTACACgtaaagatatatttttttttagaacatTACCTGTAAGTACTTGAACTTGCACAATAACCGTAAAGAGTCTACCAAGTGAACATGAATAATTTCCGCTATCTGAGAGTTTGGCATCGGGAATAGAAATGCGGCTAGTAAGCCATTTATCGGATACGCTAACAAAAAACAATCcgtaaaatttgtataagtatagaatagtattaaaaacaaacaatacgCTACCTAAAACGTCTATTGGTCAGTGCTTGAAGCGGCTCCTCGTCCTTGGCCCAGGTAATAAAGTTACTAAAGTATTTCTCTAGCTCCTGGCTGGAAAATGTTGTTGTATGTGTTTGATTAGCATCGCTGATTAAATTCAGATTCAGCCCGCTTTCCGTATCATTCAGTTTAGTGCTAGTGCTACCCGATTCGGTAGTTTTGAAGATGTTGTAGTGTTCCTTTTGAAAGAAATTCCGAGAGATTTGGCATTGTAAATCgacagtgctgccagactTGTAATACCGATCACCGACATCACGTTCGTGCTCATCAATTATTCTTAAAGGTGGCTCTGAAGGAAGGAAGAAACGATGGAAGGGAGAAGTTTTAAAATTGCCAGCTTAAGTTTATCATTTAGTTAAACTTGTGGTTAAATAGCTTTTCCATCTCTCATGTTCTTTCTAATATTTAttcgaaatataatttttgtcgTGACTTACCTAATATGGTGAGATTAGTGGTAAATACCCGCGGAGGATGCGTTGAAACCTGACACATATAGATGCCAGCATCTTCCCTTTGGGTCGGATTAATCAGCAGACGCCAATTGTTGggatattgaaatttaacacGAATCCGTGGATCACCGCTATACGTGACATTACCGACGGTTAAAAGGGATACCTTCTCGGTGGTGCGTCTGACCCACATCACCTAGAAATTCGGATAggaatctatttatttaacgcaCACTAAAAGTACCCgataaaagtgattttttttatataagaatTCGGATAGGAATCTATTCATTTAACGCACACTAAAAGTACCCgataaaagtgattttttttatataagaaaacattaaaaaaaacatttacaaaaattttcaaatgaaaagattaataaaataaataaaaaaaaattaataataaaacttaacgGTTAAAATGCCTAAGGATATTGCAAAGATTTTGATGGAATTTGTACTCTTCCTCTgacaatttacaaattaaaatcagggacagtaaataatgattattttgtgttattcaaatgaaaaaatcattcatttttctttaagggtAATCTACGCAATGTCACCATGATCTTAAGATTtatggtttttattattttactcatgaaattatcattatttttgagcgaaaaaataaaactcagaaataatcattatttatgagcaaaaaaaaaaaaaaaaataaaacttatagcataatgattatttcttgagttttattattttgaataaaaaaataaatctcaagTTGGTTGGTCAAAATAAAcccttattataatttaaatttttgattaaaaaaaatgaatctCAAGAAATgatcattattctatgagttttattttttttttgttgaaaaatagTGATTATTcctgacttttatttttttgctcaaaagtaatcataagtaaaataataaaactcatagaataatgattatttcttgatttttataataaaacttataatgattacagtccctgatggaaataaatattaataagattTCAAACGAACAAAAGGTTATTAAtggaaaatgtttataaataaaataaataaaagtcttatTAGATAAGAGCGTATCCGATTTTGAAAACTTACGGTTTTATCCTTCAGCATGCCGACACGACAATTGAGCACGGCTTCCGTGAAGAGATGTACGGCGGCTACCAATGTCTTGCCGGGATCAATTAGATTCGATGGCTCCTCAAAGAAGGGTCCATAGTGGTTCTCATGATGGTATTTGCTGCGAAAGGTGCGTGAACGCTCGGCATCGACGGCCCCGCCAAAGGTCCAATGATTTCGCGACCTTGTCGAGTCGTTGGGTTGTTTAACGGTACTGCGGGCACTTTTggtcgttgttgctgccgccgaTGTGGccaataaatcaattgaacCAGTGCTATAACTTTTAAGTGTTGTACTATTATTGATAATTCCAATAGTTTCGGTTCTCATCAATGGTCGTCCCGTTGTCTGTTGTCCTCCAATCTGTCCAACATGGGATCGAATTGTTATCGTCGTCGTTGGCAATGTCTCAGCATCTGGCATTTGGCCAATGTCCGGAATTGTGGCTACCGTGTCCGCACCAGGAATGAAcgttattgtttttgtcgtATTATTCTCATCAAAATAGAAATTACTTTCCgtattgttcttgttattattattctgGATGCTCACAGACGttgatgttgtcgttgttgtgcCTGAAGGaagttcagttgagttgaaTTGAGACAGAGAGtcaaagaaagagagcgaggaAGTTTCTCCCTCATAACAATTTGTTCTAGGaatcattttcaaataaattcacaCTGAATGAATAAACAGACTACGTCCGCTTTTTTACTCACATTTCAATTGTGCAAAagctaaattttattgaaatcaacagaatttgatttatttttagaatttttagatttattctTTGAATACCTATCAATTTCATAGTGGAAAattaaagcatatttttattagtcaTAGAAATACCagctaaaacttgattcagACAAATTATACTAAAGTTGAATTTAGGAAAAAATTACGGCACTAATTTAGaagtcattaaaaaatattcattccaatacgttaattttttaatgacacAAGAGTAAAATTCAGATATTATTAGTAGGACTAAAGGTTAGGAACAACTTGGAGatgtttttatgttattatttgttcTGAAATtgagtatatatatacccTACCATAGTATCTATGAAGACAA of Drosophila innubila isolate TH190305 chromosome X, UK_Dinn_1.0, whole genome shotgun sequence contains these proteins:
- the LOC117793367 gene encoding zinc finger RNA-binding protein; translation: MNEINAAPSTSLGIVGGNRNFLNGQQTVEFVAQTIPAVASQRKLKRKLNAEDESPANGEMPNLVIFQGRDESYPDELNKLILPLSCELCRTQMTSMKSAKDHYESKSHDRHISAWLAKNYTDVGLQTPPIKRLLKQGPTGPNAFHCDVCDLALTSSTHARQHYNGRKHLLVVQKGLKPSGAGYYDAAGKWVRTGTKAEPTVVDDGRFGIGGLFLKPITTTTSGSRPMAIEVLGSNGQQSEAAAVGAGEVTFSASLAAVDDSLSCKICGISVTSASQIKMHLDGIKHQKNLLKHNIHEDDATNSIPIPTSTPTSTPTQTPNVESAMSVDNNADYVMYRTPSGSYYCKLCNKAMNHISILQQHLQGKKHQKILRMQNESKATNFQKN
- the LOC117787243 gene encoding uncharacterized protein LOC117787243, coding for MRRSRVNSASLASASIAAHTLSQLRHHPETTQSLRLSPRRSETYLQSRRHTLGQRQSLSLNLIRLLAVVAVIATPCRCALGTTTTTSTSVSIQNNNNKNNTESNFYFDENNTTKTITFIPGADTVATIPDIGQMPDAETLPTTTITIRSHVGQIGGQQTTGRPLMRTETIGIINNSTTLKSYSTGSIDLLATSAAATTTKSARSTVKQPNDSTRSRNHWTFGGAVDAERSRTFRSKYHHENHYGPFFEEPSNLIDPGKTLVAAVHLFTEAVLNCRVGMLKDKTVMWVRRTTEKVSLLTVGNVTYSGDPRIRVKFQYPNNWRLLINPTQREDAGIYMCQVSTHPPRVFTTNLTILEPPLRIIDEHERDVGDRYYKSGSTVDLQCQISRNFFQKEHYNIFKTTESGSTSTKLNDTESGLNLNLISDANQTHTTTFSSQELEKYFSNFITWAKDEEPLQALTNRRFSVSDKWLTSRISIPDAKLSDSGNYSCSLGRLFTVIVQVQVLTGELPAAVQHNLARRSVSCLLLSWSLFIIVICFYILKNHSSQFHYIKVLSA
- the LOC117793369 gene encoding protein NipSnap, whose product is MLNLRNIWSLGNNTGLIAIRSLSTTASCRESDSWFSKLLVRKIEPTKESHSRMLSDKEIIYALHTHNVRPDSMGEYLNNYKNTVALIKEKKSGLSCNLVASWTVQVGDMDQCLHLWKYTGGFEKIDQAKEDLWNDPEYLKLMNQRSKFLRSRHLQYLLAFSYWPQIESRSGKNIYEMRSYRLTPGTMIEWGNNWARAINFRKHNNEAFAGFFSQIGRLYNVHHIWCYKSLQDRKETREAAWRSPGWDECVAYTVPLIREMHCRVLAPTEFSPSQ